In Acidisarcina polymorpha, the DNA window ATCCATGCGTACTCGAATCTGCCGTCCTCCGGCTCCCAAAGACTCCACGTCGACTCACCCATACGAACGACGGTGACGCCGGCCTCTTTCATCAGCGCCACATCCTTATCCAGCCGCTCATAAGGCATGTACTCGTGGTAATAAGCGGCGCCATAAAGCACGTTGGTGAAAGGGGCGTCCGCCGGGGCGGCTGCGCTCACCGGAACCGCGGCGTCCGTAGCCGCCTTTCCAGACGACGCGGTCAGCAGCATAACGGCCGCCAAGGATAGAACTCTGCGATAGCTCTCGATCACGGGTCTCTGCCTCCGAATGGGCTTGGCTGCGTTGTGCGATGAAACGTTTACTATAAACACTCCCCTCTGCTCACGAACAGTGCTATTCGAGCCGTGAACTCGTCCCGCGATCTCAGGAGCTGATCTGGGTTAGACTGCTGGGGATGATTGAGCCGTCCAACGCGAAGCGGCTCTAGAAGCTGTTGCTCATCGTGGCGGCGGGTGGTCCTCGCTGGCATCATTCCGGCCGTCGTTTATTAAGCGGCGGATTAAACGCGCACACCTGGTTCTCTACTTTCTCATCGCTGTAGGTTTTTTTAAAGGACGATGCCACTTTCCCCGCTACTCGTGCCGCTGCTCGCCAGCCTGGTGCTCTCCTACCGGGCAAGCCCTACCACCGTCTACGTCGCCGCCGACAGCCGGCTCACTTCTCCAGCGAGCCAGGGTGTAACACCCCCGCCGGTCGACACCGCGTGCAAGATTCGCGTCCTTAAAGGTGGAGTCGTCTTCGTCGGCACCGGCAACGCTCTATTTTCTGCCGACGGGGTCGAGACGAATATCTATGCTTTAGCCGCCCACGCGGCAGCCGCGCTTCCCAGCCGTCCGCTCGAAGACGCCGACATCCGCGACATTGCCTTGGTGTGGCAGAACCTGATTCATGGCCGCCTGCAGGAGAAGCTCCAAGCAGGGCCACAAAACACAGCCAACACATCGAAGGTGGCGGCCACCGCTGGAACGACGGGATCGTTCTATGCCGCCACCGCAAGCGGCGACGTCTTCGCCATTACCCTGCGCGTCGCGCTCGATGATCAAGGCCTGCTCCGCGATACCGAAGAACCGCAGCCGCAGCCCGGCTTCCTCGTCGCTACCGGAACAAATATAGCCAAGCAAGACGCTCTAGAACTGGCCACATCGTCACAAAATGTTATGCTTCCCTGGCCCCGGAGATTGCAGGCGATCGAACTGCAGACCATCCGCGAGGAAGCCCAGCGGTACGGCCGCGGCTCCGACATCGGCGGCCGTGTCGACATGATCCAGATCACCTCGAAGGGCCCTGCCTGGATCCTCCGGAAAGCGAATTGCCGCTGACTACATCACTTCCGGCGATTCAATCCCCAGCAGCTTGAGGGCGCGCACCAGCTCCCGTTCCGCCACAGCTGCGGTCGCCAGCAAGAACGTCTTCCGGGCCGCATCGCTTTCATGCAAAACGTGATGACGGTGGTAGAAGTTGTTGAACTCCTGCGCGAGCTGAAAGGCGTGCTTCGCCAGATGGGCGGGTTCGGCGGTTGCAATGCACTGTTCCACCAGAAATTGCAGCTTCGAAGCCCGCAGCCAGAGCTGCCAGATGCCGTCTCCATCTTCACCCGCGAGATAAGGCGTGGTGTCAATCCGAGTCAGTTCTGCCAGGACCGTCTCTGCGCTCGTCTCCGCCTTGCGAAGAATGTTCCGCGCCCTCACGATCGCATACTGCACATAGGGCCCAGTCTCGCCTTCGAAGCTGAGCGCCTCGCGGAAGTCGAAGGCTATGACCGTATTCCTTGTGAACTTGAGCATGAAGTAGCGTAGCGCGCCTACCGCAATCTTGGTCGCAGTCGACTCGCGCTCTTCCTCGCTGAGTTCAGGATGCCGCGCATCGACTTCCTTCTTCGAAGCCAGGATCAGCCGGTCGATCAGGTCGTCGGCCTTCACTCCAAAACCCTTGCGTCCGGAGACTTCGATATACGGCCGCGCCTGGTCTTCCGGAGAAACCGAATACCCCAGTTCCATCGCGCAGCGCGGCGTCAACGCCACCATCTCGTAGGAGAAATGCGTGTAGCGCGAAGCTTCTTCGACATACCCAAGGCCCTTCAGCGCTTCGATCACATTGCTCTGCGGATCGGACTGCCGGCTATCGATCACGTTGTAGATCGAGGTGGCTCCGCCAAAGTGAGGATGCTCCGCTTCACCACCTTTTGAGGTGGAAATCCAGCAAGTATGCTCCGGAGATTGATCTATGTACGCGAAGAAGGGCAGATACTCAAAGTCCTTCCCAAGCAAGCCGAACTTCCAGAGGTGATAAGCAATGTCTTTGCCGACATAGGTGACGGTGCCATTCGAGCGAACGATGACTTTGGCGTCTTCATCGGGGCCACGGGCGCCATCGGGGCCTTCTTCGATGACCTCCGACCCAGCACGCTTCATCACCCAGCAGCCCTTGTTCTTGCCCTCGGTCTCGAAGTAGAGCACGCCCTTGGCCTTCATCTGCTCGAAGGCCGAGTCCCAGAAATGCAGCTGCAGGATGTCGCTCTCCCGGGGAAGGAAATCGTAGTCGATGTCCAATCGAAGCATCGTCTCTAGATGCCGCCGCAAGACCGCGGTGGAGACCAGCTCCGCGATTGCGGCGAATTCGTTTCCGCCCGCCTCCAGCTGGTGCAACGCTTCAAGGCGAACTTGCCGTCGGGACTTCTTCTCTGCTTCTTGCGCGGCTGGGTCAACATCGGCTGCCTCATACCACTGCGAAACCCGCGCATACAGGTCCCAGCAGTAGTAGTCGATGCGCTGTCCGCTTGAAAGCAGACTCACCATAAGGCTGCGGACATCCTCCAGATTCAACCGCTCCAGATGGGTCAGCCCCACCACCACATCAGCGACCTGGACCCCGGTGTTGTCGATGTAGTTCTGCACATCGACCCGCTGCCCGGCCGCCCGCAGCAGCCGGACGAAGGTATCGCCGAGCACGGCATTGCGCAGATGCCCGATATGGGCGGCCTTGTTGGGATTGATACTCGTGTGTTCGACGAGCGAGCGAACGCCGGTCGGCGGGACTACTTCGACTGCGTCGGCAATAGCCGCGACCGCTTCACCCCGCTCCAGCCGTGCATTGATGTAGCCGGCGCCCGCTACATCAAATCCGGCGAAGCCATCGATCGTTCCCAACTCGGCAACCAGCTCTTCGGCGATCTTTCTCGGAGCTTTCTTCAGACGCCTCGCCAGCTCAAATGCCAGCGGCAGAGCATATTCGCCAAACTTGATGTCTGGAGGCTGTTCGATGACCAGCTTCGGGTCCTCAATCTGATACTTCTTGCGAAGCACCGTGCGCAGTCGTTCCAGCAAGACTTTCTGTTGTTTCAAATACAAACCATTCACCGTCCAAACAGGCGGGAAGACGTGTCTAAACCCCTGATTTTCTTGCTGATTTTAGCAGACACGCACATAGCTGCTCCCACAACAGCCGGGTCATCCTGAGCGGAGTGCGAAGCACGGAGTCGAAGGACCTTCGGGTTTTCCCTCGGCTTCAACGATTCCCCGCCAAATATTCTAAGATAGAGAAAAGACAGGATAAGTCCCGCAACGCATCGACCAATGCCCGAAAACAAGTACTACATCACCACCCCGATCTATTACGTCAACGCGCGTCCGCATATCGGACACGCGTATTCGACGATCGTTGCGGACATCCTGGCGCGGCGTCACCGGCTGCTTGGAGAGGACACCTGGTTCCTGACCGGCACTGACGAACACGGGCAGAAGATCGAGCGTTCCGCCAAGGCCGCGGGAAAAGAGCCGCAGGCCTTCACCGACGAAGTCTCGGCCCAGTTTCGCGGCCTTTGGGACCGCATGGGCCTTAGCTACGACGACTTTATCCGCACCACTGAGCCGCGCCACAAACGAGGCGTGCAAAAGCTCTTTGCCGAGCTTCAGAAGCGCGGATTCATCTACAAAGGCTCCTACAGCGGCCAATATTGCGTATTCGATGAGCTCTATGTCGACACCCCGCCCGGAGTGCCGTGTCCCGACTGCGGCCGCCCTACCGAAACGGTGATTGAAGAGAATTATTTCTTCAAACTGTCTGCCTTCGAACGCAAGCTGCTCGAACACTACGACGCCAACCCCGACTTCATCCGCCCTGAGAGCAGCCGCAAAGAGGTGATCTCGTTCGTCAAGAGCGGGTTGCGGGACCTCTCGGTCTCGCGCACCAGCTTCAACTGGGGCATCCCGGTTCCCGGCGACGAAAAGCATGTCATTTACGTCTGGCTCGATGCCCTCGCCAACTACATGACCGCGGTCGGCTACGGCAGCGACGCCCCCGAAGACATCGCCAAATTGCAGAAATACTGGCCTGCCGACTTACATTTGGTCGGCAAAGAGATCACCCGTTTCCATTGCGTCTACTGGCCAGCCTTCCTCATGGCCGCCGGACTGCCGCTGCCCAAATCGATCACCGCCAACGGCTGGCTGCTCTTCGAAGAATCGAAGATGTCGAAGTCGAGAGGCAATATCGTTCGGGCAGAGACGATTGTTGAAGTGCTCGGGAGCGATGCGTTGCGGTACTTCCTGATGAGGGAGATTCCTTTTGGACAGGATGGGAGTTTTTCGTTCGACGCGCTGGTGCAGCGGTATAACGCGGATTTGGCTAATGGGTATGGGAACTTAGTCAGCCGCGTTTTGGCAATGATCGAGAAGTATTTTGATGGCAAGATCCCCCCAGCGCAGGCGCAAGACGGGACTGATCTAGCAGAAGACTTTCTGAAGAACACCTCCACCATTCAGGAGATGTTTGACGATCTAGACTTCTCTCGTACGCTTGAGCACCTGTGGAGATTGGTTGGCATAATGGATCTCCAGCTAACCAGAGAAGCTCCGTGGAAGAAGTCCGATGGCGTATCTGAAGAAGATCATCAGAAGCAGCAATCGGAAATTCTTTATAAAGCCGCGGAAGTGATCCGCATCCTGACTGCCCTCCTTTACCCATTCATCCCCGAAGCCGCCAGCAAAGTCTGGCAGCAACTCGGACTTGGGGTCTTCAAAGACGGCAAGACCGAAAAGTGGCTTCCCGGGGAATACGAACAACTTCTCCAATGGGGAGGCCTCCAGCCCGGCACCAAACTTGGCGAACTCGGCCCTATCTTCCCCCGCGCAGACAAGGACGCTATAAAAAGAATGCAAGAACTCGAAGATAAAAAGTCGCAGGAACTCGAACAGAACAACGCCGCTCCGGCGCCCGTAACTTCCGCCGAAGCCTCTGCTCCCGTCCCAACGCCGGAGGCGCTTGCCGCCGCCGCGCCAACCGCCGCTCCGACGCCTGCGCCCACCGAAATCATTGGCATCGAAGACTTCGCCAAGGTTGAGCTTCGTGTCGCCCAAATCAAGGTTGCCGAACGCATCCCCAAGGCCGATAAGCTCCTCCGACTCGAAGTCGACCTCGGCTATGAGACTCGTCAAATCCTCTCCGGCATCGCCGAGTACTATACCCCCGAGTCGCTCATTGGCCGCAAGATCGTGATCATCGCCAACCTCGCGCCCCGCAAGATGCGCGGTCTGGAATCGAACGGAATGCTGCTCGCCGCTTCGCTTGGCGAAGGCGACAAGCCCGTTCTCGCAGGATTCTTAGAAGACGTGCCACTCGGAGCCAGGCTCAAATAGAATTGCCGTCTCTAACGTTTTCACACTGCGCGGAGCGCGTAGCTGCTACATAAGGGAAGGCTCGTCATCCTGAGTGGAGCACGAAGTGCGTAGTCGAAGGATCTGCGGTTCCACCAATGTGCGTTGAAGCACTACCTCCATTCTAAGAATTCTTTATTAGCCACGAATGCTCATCGACTCCCACGCTCATCTCGACTCCCCGCGGTATGCAGAAGATCGCGAAGCACTTCTGCATCGCGCCTGGGACGCAGGCGTGCGCACTATCCTCTCGATCGGCATCGGCGAAGGTCCCGAAACCATGCACCAGGCGCTCGAGATCAGCCGCCAATATAAAGACCAGCCCGAGATACCGCGAATCTTCGCCTCTGCCGGAATCCATCCCCACGAGGCGAGCCTGGCTGACGACGCGGCCTATGCCAAGCTCGACCAGCTGCTCCAGCAGCCGGAGGTCATCGCCTGCGGCGAGATCGGCCTCGACTACTACTACGACAACTCTCCCCGCGACATCCAAAAAGCCGCCTTCCGCCGCCAGATGGAGATTGCCGCCGCCCGCCAGCAGCCCATCATCATCCACTGCCGGCCTTCGGAAAACTCGACCAACGCCTGGGACGACACTCTCGACCTCCTCGAAGCCCAGTGGAAACGGACCGGCCTCGGTGGCATCCTGCACTGCTTTACCGGCGAATGGGACCACGCCCGGCGCGCCCTCGATGCCGGATTCCTGATCTCCTTCGCCGGCAACATTACCTTCCCCAAGGCCCAACCGATCCGCGACGCCGCCTCCCAGGTGCCGCTCGACTGTATTCTGGTCGAGACCGACGCGCCGTTTCTCGCTCCGGTCCCCAATCGCGGCAAGCGCAACGAGCCGGCCTTCGTCCGCGAAGTCGCCGCCAAGCTCGCCGAGCTCCGCCAAATCGATTCGGAAGCCGCCGCTTCGCGCACCACTGAAAACTTCCACCGTTTTTTCGGTACAGCGCCGCAGCTAGAATCGTGATCCAAGGAAAAGAATCCGTCTTACGCGGATAATCTAATGAGAGAAAGCAAGAAGGAATTGCTTAAAGGCACTCAGAGTCCATGGCAGCAGACAACTCGTTTGATATCGTGAGCAAAGTGGATATTCAGGAAGTCAGGAACGCGATCGACCAGGCGTCGAAGGAAGTCAACGCCCGGTTCGACCTCAAAAACTCGCATTCGAGCATCAAGCTCGAAGGGGACGACACCATCCAGCTCGCCTCCGCTGACGAATATAAGCTCCAGGCGGTCATCGAAATCCTCCAGCAGAAGATCATCAAACGCGGGATCTCCCTCAAATCCCTTACGTTTGAGAAGCTTGAGCCCGCTTCGGGATCGAGCGTTCGCCAGAAGATCAAGCTCACTCAAGGGATCGCCAGCGAGAAAGCCAAAGAGATTGTGCGGGTAATTAAAGACTCCAAAAAGAAGGTTCAGGCGTCTATCCAGGGGGAGACCGTCCGCATTACAGGCAAAGACCGCGATACTCTACAAGAAGCTATTGCTTTGTTAAAGGGCCATGACTTCGGCATAGACATGCAGTTCACAAATTTCCGTACCAATTAGCAAGAACCCGGGAGAACGGTTGAGTACACTGGCACTATCGACGGCAAAAGAAGTCTTCGATCTGCTGCGCGACGATCTCCGCGCCATCGAACGAGAGCTTGGCCGCGACGCTGTCTCCGATGTCGCCGCAATCACCGAGATCGCCGACTACCTTCGCGAAGGCGGAGGCAAGCGCATCCGCCCCTCCCTCTTGCTGCTCGCCGCCAAAGCTCAGGGCTACGAAGGCCAGGGGATGGTCAAGCTGGGTGCGGTCGTCGAGATGGTGCATACCGCGACCCTGGTTCACGACGACATCATTGATGCCGCCGACACCCGCCGCGGACGCCCCTCCGCCAATACCACCTGGGGGAACGCCAAATGCGTCCTGGCCGGTGATTGGCTCTACATGCAGGCCTTCCACATTGCTCTTGAGGAGCGCAATTTCCGCATCCTCGACCTGCTCATCTCGCTCACCCAGCAGATGGTTGAAGGCGAGTTGCTGCAAATGGAGACCCTGGGGCGCGCCATCTGCGAAACCGAGTATTTCGACCTCATCTACCGTAAAACTGCTTGTCTTTTTCAGGTCTCCATGCGCCTCGGCTCCATCCTGGCCGGCGCTACCGACGAAATCGAAGACCAACTCGGCGAGTATGGACGCTCCCTCGGGATGGCCTTCCAGATCGTCGATGACGTGCTCGATCTCACCGCATCCGAAGATATGCTAGGCAAGCCCGTCGCCAGCGATCTCCGTGAAGGCAAGGCCACCCTGTCCGTCATTCACTCCTTGGAAAACGGGACCGAGGCCGACCGCGGGGCCATCGAAAAAGTCCTCCTCGACCAGAGTTTCGACAGGGTAGACCATGCAGAGATTCTTGAAATACTGAACCGCAACGGTTCGGTCGAATACGCGATGGCCGCCGCTTTCCGCTGCGCCGAAGCCGCCCGCCAAGGACTGGCCGCCCTCCCCGACAACGAATTCAAACGCGCCCTGTTATGGGTGCCCGATTTTGTTGTGGCGCGGGATAAGTAGGCCCGATGCCCTACTGATTCTCACCTTTCTCGGGCTGAAAAGATCGTTTAGTCGCGACAGCGAGCGAAATCTCAACGGCTGGAGTATTTTGAAGAAGCCCAGTCATGGAACTACCCACCCCTATTCGCGTCCTTGTCGCCAAGCCCGGACTTGATGGCCATGACCGCGGCGCCAAGGTCATCG includes these proteins:
- a CDS encoding arginine--tRNA ligase is translated as MYLKQQKVLLERLRTVLRKKYQIEDPKLVIEQPPDIKFGEYALPLAFELARRLKKAPRKIAEELVAELGTIDGFAGFDVAGAGYINARLERGEAVAAIADAVEVVPPTGVRSLVEHTSINPNKAAHIGHLRNAVLGDTFVRLLRAAGQRVDVQNYIDNTGVQVADVVVGLTHLERLNLEDVRSLMVSLLSSGQRIDYYCWDLYARVSQWYEAADVDPAAQEAEKKSRRQVRLEALHQLEAGGNEFAAIAELVSTAVLRRHLETMLRLDIDYDFLPRESDILQLHFWDSAFEQMKAKGVLYFETEGKNKGCWVMKRAGSEVIEEGPDGARGPDEDAKVIVRSNGTVTYVGKDIAYHLWKFGLLGKDFEYLPFFAYIDQSPEHTCWISTSKGGEAEHPHFGGATSIYNVIDSRQSDPQSNVIEALKGLGYVEEASRYTHFSYEMVALTPRCAMELGYSVSPEDQARPYIEVSGRKGFGVKADDLIDRLILASKKEVDARHPELSEEERESTATKIAVGALRYFMLKFTRNTVIAFDFREALSFEGETGPYVQYAIVRARNILRKAETSAETVLAELTRIDTTPYLAGEDGDGIWQLWLRASKLQFLVEQCIATAEPAHLAKHAFQLAQEFNNFYHRHHVLHESDAARKTFLLATAAVAERELVRALKLLGIESPEVM
- the metG gene encoding methionine--tRNA ligase is translated as MPENKYYITTPIYYVNARPHIGHAYSTIVADILARRHRLLGEDTWFLTGTDEHGQKIERSAKAAGKEPQAFTDEVSAQFRGLWDRMGLSYDDFIRTTEPRHKRGVQKLFAELQKRGFIYKGSYSGQYCVFDELYVDTPPGVPCPDCGRPTETVIEENYFFKLSAFERKLLEHYDANPDFIRPESSRKEVISFVKSGLRDLSVSRTSFNWGIPVPGDEKHVIYVWLDALANYMTAVGYGSDAPEDIAKLQKYWPADLHLVGKEITRFHCVYWPAFLMAAGLPLPKSITANGWLLFEESKMSKSRGNIVRAETIVEVLGSDALRYFLMREIPFGQDGSFSFDALVQRYNADLANGYGNLVSRVLAMIEKYFDGKIPPAQAQDGTDLAEDFLKNTSTIQEMFDDLDFSRTLEHLWRLVGIMDLQLTREAPWKKSDGVSEEDHQKQQSEILYKAAEVIRILTALLYPFIPEAASKVWQQLGLGVFKDGKTEKWLPGEYEQLLQWGGLQPGTKLGELGPIFPRADKDAIKRMQELEDKKSQELEQNNAAPAPVTSAEASAPVPTPEALAAAAPTAAPTPAPTEIIGIEDFAKVELRVAQIKVAERIPKADKLLRLEVDLGYETRQILSGIAEYYTPESLIGRKIVIIANLAPRKMRGLESNGMLLAASLGEGDKPVLAGFLEDVPLGARLK
- a CDS encoding TatD family hydrolase, producing MLIDSHAHLDSPRYAEDREALLHRAWDAGVRTILSIGIGEGPETMHQALEISRQYKDQPEIPRIFASAGIHPHEASLADDAAYAKLDQLLQQPEVIACGEIGLDYYYDNSPRDIQKAAFRRQMEIAAARQQPIIIHCRPSENSTNAWDDTLDLLEAQWKRTGLGGILHCFTGEWDHARRALDAGFLISFAGNITFPKAQPIRDAASQVPLDCILVETDAPFLAPVPNRGKRNEPAFVREVAAKLAELRQIDSEAAASRTTENFHRFFGTAPQLES
- a CDS encoding YajQ family cyclic di-GMP-binding protein, which encodes MAADNSFDIVSKVDIQEVRNAIDQASKEVNARFDLKNSHSSIKLEGDDTIQLASADEYKLQAVIEILQQKIIKRGISLKSLTFEKLEPASGSSVRQKIKLTQGIASEKAKEIVRVIKDSKKKVQASIQGETVRITGKDRDTLQEAIALLKGHDFGIDMQFTNFRTN
- a CDS encoding polyprenyl synthetase family protein, with translation MSTLALSTAKEVFDLLRDDLRAIERELGRDAVSDVAAITEIADYLREGGGKRIRPSLLLLAAKAQGYEGQGMVKLGAVVEMVHTATLVHDDIIDAADTRRGRPSANTTWGNAKCVLAGDWLYMQAFHIALEERNFRILDLLISLTQQMVEGELLQMETLGRAICETEYFDLIYRKTACLFQVSMRLGSILAGATDEIEDQLGEYGRSLGMAFQIVDDVLDLTASEDMLGKPVASDLREGKATLSVIHSLENGTEADRGAIEKVLLDQSFDRVDHAEILEILNRNGSVEYAMAAAFRCAEAARQGLAALPDNEFKRALLWVPDFVVARDK